The genome window CCCGAGGCGATCTCCATGCTCAAGCGCAACTCGTGCGGAAAGGCGCTGGAGATCGCCCGCGCCGCCCGGGACATGCACGGCGGGAACGGGATCTCGGACGAGTTCCACGTCATCCGCCACGTGATGAACCTGGAGTCGGTCAACACGTACGAGGGGACGCACGACATCCACGCCCTGATCCTCGGGCGCGCGCAGACCGGAATCGCCGCGTTCGGGGATTAGGGCCGGGGGAGCCGCTTTCGCGGAAGCGATGACGGGGAAACGCCGGACGCGCCCGGGAGCGAGGCTGTTCCTGGGAGCCGCGCTTCTCGGTGGGACGCTCGCGGCGTTGTTCGCGGGTTCGATTCTCGCGGACGCGCTGCTCGACCTTTTCGGCGCCCGGTCCCCGATGGTCCGGCTGGGGGGGAAGGCGCTCGCGATGGTCTGCGCCCTCCCCGCCGGCTTCTACTTCGTGGAGCGCTGGTTCATCCGCCGTTCCTCC of Deltaproteobacteria bacterium contains these proteins:
- a CDS encoding acyl-CoA dehydrogenase; this encodes PEAISMLKRNSCGKALEIARAARDMHGGNGISDEFHVIRHVMNLESVNTYEGTHDIHALILGRAQTGIAAFGD